The proteins below are encoded in one region of Campylobacter rectus:
- the tssJ gene encoding type VI secretion system lipoprotein TssJ, whose product MFKKVFLAAIFTVFIVGCGQIQVGINNMPNSNLNNRGDNVPITVIVYQLSDIKKFEEATEMELITKENEVLGRDKIDSIKLQIQPNANTAIVKIDKENVPYVGVLVLYADQGKTKIKEFKKTSDVKEGYLIFSISDKDIKALSAKSLVVKE is encoded by the coding sequence ATGTTTAAAAAAGTGTTTTTAGCAGCTATTTTTACAGTATTTATCGTGGGTTGCGGTCAGATACAAGTCGGTATAAACAATATGCCTAATTCAAATTTAAATAATCGCGGCGATAATGTTCCGATAACGGTCATAGTTTATCAATTGAGCGATATTAAGAAATTTGAAGAGGCCACCGAGATGGAGCTCATAACAAAAGAAAATGAAGTACTGGGAAGGGACAAGATAGATTCCATTAAACTTCAAATTCAGCCAAATGCCAATACGGCTATTGTAAAAATAGACAAAGAAAACGTTCCTTATGTTGGCGTATTGGTGCTTTATGCCGATCAAGGAAAAACTAAAATCAAGGAATTTAAAAAGACTTCCGACGTAAAAGAAGGCTATTTAATATTTAGCATATCGGATAAGGACATAAAAGCTTTGAGCGCCAAATCCTTGGTTGTAAAAGAATAG
- a CDS encoding type VI secretion system domain-containing protein, protein MRLYYEFNKNFSDDAFLDELQGEMSKYKTLAHETIKWDRVFDCSYKILQSFSLDTKFFSYLCIAATNINLPKNYEILKDVLKSFLEALKDDPQRLGQTEKLLATKRKIFINSLDGFIEELNKQNLNCPQNFVDSMVSLLNELGKNINHKFASIDVRAYTSKQSEYESERPTQTQVANQVQSNAHTAASLNFSAHTDIKSINDREYRDFFINLSLELLKDDLRNVNAYAIFMQALWGRIKALPASNDFITPVRYPEQNLIINIKNIESLNLENLRLFMQNLALNPFWIDGLMIFCKFLAKNNLSFIENFISEQVAVFLNIHIDIRKLKFQSSEDMCPKETFDFFMNQKGAKQENTSDKNIDDLDINEILMDINAKNTTNNSRENLNSMLLMASAFSGKGMKSNAKTIYAQIVNFIENTELKEYLSDIYKKAKSF, encoded by the coding sequence ATGCGGTTATATTATGAATTTAATAAAAATTTTTCCGATGATGCTTTTTTGGACGAGCTGCAAGGCGAGATGTCTAAATACAAAACATTGGCTCACGAAACCATAAAATGGGATAGAGTTTTTGATTGTTCTTATAAAATTTTACAATCGTTTTCTCTCGATACGAAATTTTTTAGCTATTTGTGTATAGCGGCGACAAATATAAATTTGCCTAAAAACTATGAAATTTTAAAAGATGTTCTAAAATCTTTTTTAGAAGCGCTCAAAGATGATCCGCAAAGACTTGGCCAAACGGAAAAACTGCTGGCGACAAAGAGAAAAATTTTTATTAATTCATTGGATGGCTTTATAGAAGAATTAAATAAACAAAATTTAAATTGTCCGCAAAATTTTGTCGATTCTATGGTCTCTTTGCTAAACGAACTGGGAAAAAACATAAACCACAAATTTGCAAGTATCGATGTCCGGGCTTATACGTCAAAGCAGTCCGAATACGAAAGCGAGCGACCGACGCAGACGCAAGTCGCCAACCAGGTTCAAAGCAATGCGCATACCGCGGCTTCTTTGAATTTTTCGGCTCATACGGATATTAAATCCATAAACGATAGGGAATATAGAGATTTTTTTATAAACTTATCGCTTGAACTCCTTAAAGACGATTTGCGAAACGTAAATGCTTACGCTATTTTTATGCAGGCTTTATGGGGCAGGATTAAGGCCTTGCCGGCAAGCAACGATTTTATCACGCCCGTTAGATATCCTGAGCAAAATTTGATCATAAACATTAAAAATATCGAATCGTTAAATTTAGAAAATTTAAGACTTTTTATGCAAAATTTGGCTTTAAATCCGTTTTGGATCGATGGATTAATGATATTTTGTAAATTTTTAGCAAAAAACAACCTATCTTTTATAGAAAATTTTATATCGGAACAAGTTGCCGTATTTTTAAACATCCATATAGATATACGAAAATTAAAATTTCAAAGCTCGGAAGATATGTGCCCAAAGGAAACCTTTGATTTTTTTATGAATCAAAAGGGTGCCAAACAAGAAAATACTTCCGACAAAAATATCGATGATTTAGATATAAATGAAATTTTAATGGACATAAATGCCAAAAATACGACCAACAACTCAAGAGAAAATTTAAACTCGATGCTTTTGATGGCGAGCGCTTTTTCCGGCAAGGGTATGAAAAGTAATGCAAAAACCATATACGCTCAAATAGTAAATTTTATAGAAA